The following proteins are co-located in the Mesorhizobium sp. M1E.F.Ca.ET.045.02.1.1 genome:
- a CDS encoding Gfo/Idh/MocA family oxidoreductase: MFRWGVLSTAKIGREQLLPAIVDSENGVLSAIASRDLSKARALADRFGARHAFGSYEELLASKDVDGVYIPLPTSQHVEWAARAIEAGKHVLVEKPLALDAKDIPPLIKLRDEKKVLVCEAFMVVYHPQWIKVRDLIADGAIGRLRHVQGAFSYYNVDPKNMRNQLDLGGGALPDIGVYPTVSTRFSTGKEPVRVQANIERDKTFGTDIYSSIRADFGDFELSFYLSTQMAARQVMVFHGEKGFIEVLSPFNAGLYDHHRIELHNQNHTEAQVFRFPGTQQYRLECEAFVRAAQGGKDRVFTLEESVLNQKVIDAIFRAGDKDGWEPV; this comes from the coding sequence ATGTTCCGATGGGGTGTTCTGTCGACGGCCAAGATCGGCCGCGAGCAGCTTTTGCCGGCGATCGTGGATTCGGAAAACGGCGTGCTGTCGGCGATCGCCAGCCGCGATCTGTCGAAGGCCCGCGCGCTGGCCGACCGCTTCGGGGCCCGCCATGCCTTCGGCTCCTATGAGGAGCTGCTCGCCTCGAAGGACGTCGACGGTGTCTACATCCCGCTGCCCACCTCGCAGCATGTCGAATGGGCAGCAAGGGCGATAGAAGCCGGCAAACATGTGCTGGTCGAGAAGCCTCTCGCACTCGACGCCAAGGACATCCCGCCGCTGATCAAGCTGCGCGACGAAAAGAAGGTGCTGGTCTGCGAGGCCTTCATGGTCGTCTACCACCCGCAATGGATCAAGGTGCGCGACCTCATCGCCGACGGCGCCATCGGCCGGCTGCGCCATGTGCAGGGCGCGTTCTCCTATTACAATGTCGACCCGAAGAACATGCGCAACCAGCTCGACCTGGGCGGCGGCGCGCTGCCCGACATCGGCGTCTACCCAACGGTGTCGACGCGGTTCTCGACCGGCAAGGAGCCGGTCCGCGTCCAGGCCAATATCGAGCGCGACAAGACCTTCGGCACCGACATCTATTCCTCGATCCGCGCCGATTTCGGCGACTTCGAATTGTCCTTCTACCTCTCGACGCAGATGGCGGCGCGCCAGGTGATGGTGTTCCACGGCGAGAAGGGTTTCATCGAAGTGTTATCGCCCTTCAATGCCGGGCTCTACGACCACCACCGCATCGAACTGCACAACCAGAACCACACTGAGGCGCAGGTGTTCCGCTTCCCCGGCACCCAGCAATACCGGCTGGAATGCGAAGCCTTCGTCCGCGCCGCCCAGGGCGGCAAGGACCGCGTCTTCACGCTGGAGGAATCGGTGCTCAACCAGAAGGTCATCGACGCCATCTTCCGCGCCGGCGACAAGGACGGCTGGGAACCAGTCTGA
- a CDS encoding Pr6Pr family membrane protein, translating to MTQAGPETHGTSARVLAAIIALAAWAGIAVHFHALADGPASWPGVVWTLLGYFTVTTNLLVAIVFTGVAAKARFATPWLLGATLLNILLVGVVYGLLLQGLKELTGGSQLANVLLHRVTPALTTVFWLGFVRKGSLTLQAPFLWALYPIGYLVYALFRGAVENRYPYPFIDVARIGWEQTLVNSLLIALGFVAAGEVLVWLDRRLGGKTRS from the coding sequence GTGACGCAGGCTGGTCCCGAAACGCACGGCACCTCGGCACGGGTCCTCGCAGCGATTATCGCATTGGCGGCCTGGGCTGGCATAGCGGTGCATTTTCACGCGCTCGCCGACGGGCCGGCATCGTGGCCCGGGGTGGTTTGGACCCTGCTCGGCTATTTCACGGTCACGACCAATCTTTTGGTGGCAATCGTGTTCACCGGCGTTGCGGCGAAGGCGCGGTTCGCCACGCCATGGCTGCTTGGCGCGACCTTGCTCAACATCCTGCTCGTCGGCGTCGTCTATGGGCTCCTGCTGCAGGGCCTGAAGGAATTAACGGGCGGCTCGCAACTCGCCAACGTCCTGCTTCATCGGGTGACGCCGGCTCTGACGACTGTTTTCTGGCTAGGCTTTGTCCGTAAGGGATCGCTTACCTTGCAAGCCCCGTTTCTCTGGGCGCTCTACCCGATCGGCTACCTCGTCTACGCCCTGTTTCGCGGCGCGGTGGAGAACCGCTATCCCTATCCCTTTATCGATGTCGCCAGGATCGGCTGGGAACAGACACTCGTCAACAGCCTCCTGATCGCCCTCGGCTTCGTGGCGGCGGGAGAGGTGCTGGTCTGGCTCGACCGACGGCTCGGCGGAAAGACAAGGTCGTAA
- the hyfB gene encoding hydrogenase 4 subunit B, whose translation MSTVALLLCGPAALLGTAVLAGAISRRASATRLVYGAALAISAALLVIVAGHLMGNPGEVSAVTLPLGLPWTGARFRLDGLSAFFLIVVNLGGAVTSLYGLGYGQHESAPHRVLPFYPAFLAGMNLVVLANDAFAFLLSWEFMSLASWALVMAHHRDEANRRAAYIYLVMASFGTLALLLAFGLLAGPAGTYAFDAMRTAQPGPLAAGAVLALMLLGAGSKAGLVPLHAWLPLAHPAAPSHVSALMSGIMTKVAIYGFVRVVFDLLGAPAWWSGVPVLLIGGVTAVLGILHALMEKDLKRLLAYSTIENIGVIFASLGLALAFKANAMPSAAALAFTAALFHVLNHSFFKSLLFFGAGAVLSATGERDMERLGGLIHRLPVTSFVFLVGCVSISALPPFNGFASEWLAFQAILQSPELPQWGLKVIVPAVGGMLALAAALAAACFVKAFGITFLGRARSAVVEQAHEVDRFSLAAMVVLAVLCLLAGVVPGFVIDGLSTVTLPLIGDRMPVQSAQPWLSIVPIAESRSSYNGLLVFVFITISASLAAFFIHRFASHALRRGLAWGCGFDDAAPAAQYTAVSFAQPIRRVFGGFAFRARETVEMPAPGTLDPARIKVDIHDVAWETFYQPIAGAIDFATERLNYLQFLTIRRYLTLVFLYLVILLLVLALWP comes from the coding sequence ATTTCGACCGTTGCTCTTCTGTTGTGCGGTCCCGCAGCGCTTCTGGGCACGGCCGTCCTGGCCGGAGCCATCAGCCGACGTGCCTCGGCGACGCGTCTGGTCTATGGCGCCGCGCTCGCCATCTCGGCCGCCCTGCTCGTCATCGTCGCAGGCCATCTCATGGGCAATCCCGGCGAGGTGTCCGCCGTCACCTTGCCGCTCGGCCTGCCATGGACCGGCGCCCGGTTCCGTCTCGACGGCCTGTCGGCCTTCTTTCTGATCGTCGTCAACCTGGGCGGCGCGGTCACCAGCCTCTACGGCCTTGGCTATGGTCAGCACGAATCGGCGCCGCATCGCGTGCTGCCCTTCTATCCGGCCTTTCTGGCCGGCATGAACCTTGTCGTGCTGGCCAACGACGCCTTCGCCTTCCTGCTGTCCTGGGAATTCATGTCGCTCGCCTCCTGGGCGCTGGTCATGGCGCACCACCGCGACGAGGCGAACAGGCGGGCTGCCTACATCTATCTGGTGATGGCAAGCTTCGGCACGCTGGCGCTGCTGCTGGCCTTTGGCCTGCTGGCGGGGCCGGCGGGAACCTATGCGTTCGACGCCATGCGCACGGCGCAACCCGGCCCGCTCGCCGCCGGCGCGGTGCTCGCCCTCATGCTGCTCGGCGCCGGCTCCAAGGCCGGCCTCGTGCCCCTGCACGCCTGGCTGCCGCTTGCCCATCCGGCGGCGCCGAGCCACGTCTCGGCGCTGATGAGCGGCATCATGACCAAGGTCGCCATCTACGGCTTCGTCCGCGTGGTGTTCGACCTGTTGGGCGCGCCGGCGTGGTGGTCGGGCGTCCCAGTGCTTCTCATCGGCGGCGTTACGGCGGTTCTGGGCATCCTTCATGCGCTGATGGAAAAGGACCTCAAGCGGCTGCTCGCCTACTCGACCATCGAGAACATCGGCGTCATCTTCGCCAGCCTCGGCCTTGCGCTTGCCTTCAAGGCGAATGCCATGCCGTCGGCGGCGGCGCTGGCCTTCACCGCGGCACTGTTCCACGTGCTGAACCATTCCTTCTTCAAGAGCCTGCTGTTTTTCGGCGCCGGCGCCGTGCTCTCGGCGACCGGCGAACGCGACATGGAGAGACTGGGCGGCCTCATCCACCGTCTGCCGGTGACCAGCTTCGTCTTCCTCGTCGGCTGCGTCTCGATCTCGGCGCTGCCGCCGTTCAACGGCTTCGCCTCGGAATGGCTGGCCTTCCAGGCCATATTGCAGAGCCCCGAGCTGCCGCAATGGGGGCTGAAGGTGATCGTGCCCGCCGTCGGCGGCATGCTGGCGCTGGCCGCGGCGCTGGCCGCGGCTTGCTTCGTCAAGGCATTCGGCATCACTTTCCTCGGCCGGGCGCGATCGGCGGTGGTGGAACAGGCGCATGAGGTCGACCGCTTCTCGCTGGCGGCGATGGTCGTGCTTGCCGTCCTCTGCCTGCTCGCCGGCGTCGTGCCCGGCTTTGTCATCGACGGCCTGTCGACGGTGACGCTTCCGCTCATCGGCGACCGCATGCCGGTGCAGTCGGCGCAGCCCTGGCTGTCGATCGTGCCGATCGCCGAGAGCCGAAGCTCCTACAACGGCCTGCTGGTGTTCGTCTTCATCACGATCTCGGCGTCGCTCGCGGCCTTCTTCATCCACCGCTTCGCCTCGCACGCGCTGCGCCGGGGCCTGGCATGGGGTTGCGGCTTCGACGACGCGGCGCCCGCCGCGCAATATACGGCCGTCAGCTTCGCGCAGCCCATCCGCCGGGTATTCGGCGGATTCGCGTTCCGCGCCCGCGAGACGGTGGAAATGCCGGCGCCGGGCACGCTCGACCCGGCACGCATCAAGGTGGACATTCACGATGTGGCCTGGGAGACGTTCTACCAGCCGATCGCCGGCGCGATCGATTTCGCCACCGAGCGGCTGAACTACCTGCAGTTCCTGACGATCCGCCGCTATCTGACGCTGGTTTTCCTCTACCTCGTCATCCTGCTTCTGGTGCTTGCGCTATGGCCATGA
- a CDS encoding NADH-quinone oxidoreductase subunit H, which yields MAMIFQLAVQGAQMLLVLLLAPLLIGFVRKVKARLLRRQGPPLIQPYRDLIRLMRKEVVLADNASWLFRVTPYLIFAATWVAAALVPTFAAGLEFSWTADLIVIVALLGSARFFQALAGMDVGTSFGGIGASREVMIASLAEPAMLLIVFSLALVAGATQLSTVAAFMGSPEVGLRVSLGMSLIALVMVAIAENARIPVDNPATHLELTMVHEAMILEYSGRHLAMIELATFLKLVLYVSLISCVFLPWGLASVGAGPKALAIGAAAYLAKLAVLAILLAVFETAVAKMRVFRVPDFLGAALMLALLGTLLLFVSRSL from the coding sequence ATGGCCATGATTTTCCAGTTGGCCGTGCAGGGCGCGCAGATGCTGCTGGTGCTTTTGCTGGCGCCGCTGCTGATCGGCTTCGTGCGCAAGGTGAAGGCAAGGCTGCTGCGCAGGCAAGGCCCCCCGCTGATTCAGCCCTATCGCGATCTCATCAGGCTGATGCGCAAGGAGGTCGTGCTGGCCGACAACGCATCCTGGCTGTTCCGCGTCACGCCCTACCTGATCTTTGCCGCCACCTGGGTCGCGGCGGCGCTCGTTCCGACATTCGCCGCCGGCCTCGAGTTCAGCTGGACAGCCGATCTCATCGTCATCGTGGCGCTGCTCGGCAGCGCGCGCTTCTTCCAGGCGCTGGCCGGAATGGACGTCGGCACCAGCTTCGGCGGCATCGGCGCCAGCCGCGAGGTGATGATCGCTTCGCTGGCCGAACCGGCGATGCTGCTCATCGTGTTCAGCCTGGCGCTCGTCGCCGGCGCCACGCAGCTTTCGACGGTCGCCGCCTTCATGGGTTCGCCCGAAGTCGGATTGCGGGTGTCGCTCGGCATGTCGCTGATCGCCCTGGTGATGGTGGCGATCGCCGAGAACGCGCGCATACCGGTCGACAATCCGGCCACGCATCTGGAGCTCACCATGGTCCATGAGGCGATGATCCTGGAGTATTCCGGCCGCCATCTGGCGATGATCGAGCTCGCCACCTTCCTCAAGCTCGTGCTCTACGTGTCGCTGATCTCCTGCGTCTTCCTTCCATGGGGGCTGGCGAGCGTCGGGGCGGGGCCAAAGGCGTTGGCGATCGGCGCCGCCGCCTATCTCGCCAAGCTTGCGGTGCTTGCCATCCTGCTTGCCGTGTTCGAGACGGCGGTCGCCAAGATGCGCGTCTTCCGCGTGCCGGACTTCCTGGGCGCGGCGCTGATGCTGGCGCTGCTCGGCACGCTCTTGCTGTTCGTCTCGCGGAGCCTGTGA
- a CDS encoding YceI family protein has translation MTARILGLAAFAACLAMPVYAAVALSDAAGSYTISSSGSSIHFTIGKAGGGGFDGAFGRFKGTIRIDNSDVGRSKVDLTIYPESVGTGQGRIDAFLRSDAVFDSANNPEIQFRSTNVTRTGDTTALVTGRLTARGKTFSEKFTAELDGLKSGTIKFHVTGKVLRSRYGMDVGTPLYSNVVDFNMTLMGRRG, from the coding sequence ATGACCGCGCGCATCCTCGGATTGGCGGCCTTTGCCGCTTGCCTTGCCATGCCTGTCTACGCGGCCGTCGCTCTCAGCGACGCCGCCGGCAGCTACACGATCAGCTCCTCGGGCTCCAGCATCCACTTCACCATCGGCAAGGCCGGCGGCGGCGGCTTCGACGGCGCCTTCGGCCGCTTCAAGGGCACGATCCGCATCGACAACAGCGATGTCGGACGCTCGAAGGTCGACCTCACCATCTATCCGGAAAGCGTCGGCACCGGCCAAGGCCGCATCGATGCCTTCCTGCGCTCCGACGCGGTGTTCGACAGCGCCAACAACCCGGAGATCCAGTTCCGCTCGACAAACGTGACACGCACCGGCGACACGACGGCCCTTGTCACCGGCCGCTTGACGGCGCGCGGCAAGACGTTTTCGGAAAAGTTCACGGCCGAGCTCGACGGATTGAAGTCCGGCACGATCAAGTTCCATGTCACCGGCAAGGTGCTGAGGTCGCGCTACGGCATGGATGTCGGCACGCCGCTCTATTCCAACGTCGTCGACTTCAACATGACGCTGATGGGCAGACGAGGCTAG
- a CDS encoding LysR family transcriptional regulator codes for MNRTNLSQLAVLAAVAQCASFRGAARELGIAPSAVSHAVSSLEARLGVRLLARSTRSVSPTEEGAQLLERLRPALSEIDLALETAVEARDRPAGNLRLSVPRTAAHLVLTPRLGAFTAAYPEIVLEIVIEDRFTDVVEGGFDAGVRLGESLQRDMIAVRIGPDLRGAVVGAPSYFEARPKPRHPRDLADHRCIRFRFSSGILYRWEFEKDGEEIEIAAQGPLILDEDHLIARAAVDGAGLAFVFEPYVWAPLADGRLIRVLEDWCPSFDGFFVYYPSRRQMRPALRAFVDFFRVSG; via the coding sequence ATGAATCGAACGAACCTTTCCCAGCTCGCGGTGCTCGCGGCCGTCGCCCAATGCGCCAGCTTCCGCGGCGCCGCGCGCGAGCTCGGCATCGCACCGTCGGCGGTGAGCCACGCGGTGTCGAGCCTCGAGGCGCGGCTCGGCGTGCGGCTCTTGGCGCGCAGCACGCGCAGCGTCTCCCCGACCGAGGAGGGCGCGCAGCTCTTGGAGCGCCTGCGGCCAGCGCTGTCCGAGATCGACCTGGCGCTGGAAACAGCGGTCGAGGCGCGCGACCGACCAGCCGGGAATCTCAGGCTCAGCGTGCCGCGCACCGCCGCGCATCTGGTGCTGACGCCACGGCTCGGCGCCTTCACTGCCGCCTATCCCGAGATCGTGCTGGAGATCGTCATCGAGGACCGCTTCACCGACGTGGTCGAAGGCGGGTTCGACGCCGGCGTGCGCCTCGGCGAAAGCCTGCAGCGCGACATGATCGCGGTGCGCATCGGGCCCGACCTTCGCGGCGCCGTGGTCGGCGCGCCGTCCTATTTCGAGGCGAGGCCGAAACCTCGCCATCCGCGCGATCTGGCCGATCACCGCTGTATCCGCTTCCGTTTCTCCAGCGGCATCCTCTACCGCTGGGAGTTCGAGAAGGATGGCGAAGAGATCGAAATTGCCGCGCAAGGGCCGCTGATCCTCGACGAGGACCATCTGATCGCCCGGGCGGCGGTCGACGGCGCCGGGCTCGCCTTCGTCTTCGAGCCCTATGTGTGGGCGCCGCTCGCCGACGGCAGGCTGATCCGCGTGCTGGAAGATTGGTGCCCGTCCTTCGACGGCTTCTTCGTCTATTATCCGAGCCGCCGCCAAATGCGGCCGGCGCTGAGGGCCTTCGTCGACTTCTTCAGGGTCAGCGGTTAG
- a CDS encoding hydrogenase-4 component E → MNGLTFDIAHLLAGSLVLVSFMMLYQDRLFALINVFALHAVVLALSVAWQAYIQDAHHLYITAAIALVFKAIVIPVGLHRIIQRLGIHRDIETAVGIGPTMLAGIGLVTLSMVLMLRVTPEADPLAREDLAFALSIILLGLLVMVTRRNAVSQVVGFMSLENGLVLAATGAKGMPLVVEISVAFSILIAFIVIGVFLFRIRERFDSVDVGALDDYRGERQ, encoded by the coding sequence ATGAACGGTCTCACCTTCGACATCGCTCACCTGCTTGCCGGCAGCCTGGTGCTGGTCTCCTTCATGATGCTCTACCAGGACCGCCTGTTCGCGCTGATCAACGTCTTTGCCCTGCACGCGGTCGTGCTTGCGCTCTCGGTGGCCTGGCAGGCCTATATCCAGGACGCGCACCACCTCTACATCACGGCGGCAATAGCGCTGGTGTTCAAGGCGATCGTCATCCCCGTCGGGCTGCATCGCATCATCCAGCGGCTCGGCATCCACCGCGACATCGAAACCGCCGTCGGCATCGGTCCGACCATGCTTGCAGGCATTGGGCTGGTGACGCTCTCCATGGTGCTGATGCTCAGGGTGACGCCCGAGGCCGACCCGCTCGCCCGCGAGGACCTCGCCTTCGCGCTGTCGATCATATTGCTGGGGCTCTTGGTGATGGTCACAAGGCGCAACGCCGTCAGCCAGGTCGTCGGCTTCATGTCGCTGGAGAACGGCCTGGTGCTGGCCGCCACCGGCGCCAAGGGCATGCCGCTGGTGGTCGAGATCAGCGTCGCCTTCTCGATCCTGATCGCCTTCATCGTCATCGGCGTCTTTCTGTTCCGCATCCGCGAGCGGTTCGATTCGGTCGATGTCGGCGCGCTCGACGACTACCGGGGAGAGCGCCAGTGA
- a CDS encoding helix-turn-helix transcriptional regulator: protein MITAPQLRAARSLLGIDQRRLAELSGLSVPTIQRMEASGSIIRGNVDSLMKLIAALEVAGIELIGEGAVSQGGGRGVRLKAGFGTAKAPDAAYAEPGGSLP, encoded by the coding sequence GTGATAACCGCACCGCAATTGCGCGCCGCCAGATCGCTGCTGGGCATCGATCAGCGCCGGCTTGCCGAATTGTCCGGCCTGTCGGTGCCAACGATCCAGCGCATGGAAGCCAGCGGCTCGATCATCCGGGGCAACGTCGATTCGCTGATGAAACTGATCGCGGCGCTCGAGGTGGCCGGCATCGAACTGATCGGGGAAGGCGCGGTCAGCCAGGGCGGCGGGCGCGGTGTGCGGCTGAAAGCCGGCTTCGGCACGGCCAAGGCGCCAGACGCCGCCTATGCCGAGCCCGGCGGGAGCCTGCCGTGA
- a CDS encoding FAD-binding dehydrogenase, with protein MADDADVIIVGAGLAGLVAAAELAEAGKTTVIVDQEPEQSLGGQAFWSFGGLFLVDSPEQRRMRIRDSHDLALEDWMGTAAFDRPEDFWPRKWAEAYVGFAAGEKRSWLIERGLKFFPVVGWAERGGGNASGHGNSVPRFHITWGTGPGIIEPFVLRVREAQKRGLVQFKFRHRVNEITRTGKTVTGVRGDVLEASSVERGHKSSRDVVGDFEFHAQAVIVASGGIGGNHELVRKNWPQRLGAPPKRMITGVPDHVDGRMLAISEAAGGSIINRDRMWHYVEGIKNWAPIWTEHAIRILPGPSSLWLDARGKRLPVPLYPGFDTLATLSHIMSTGFDYSWFILTKKIIQKEFALSGSEQNPDLTGKSWRQVLGRATSGIPGPMKAFMEKGEDFIVETDLSNLVKRMNALAGEPLLEAAQVEREIRARDMQLDNPFSKDAQITALRGARAYLGDRLIRTAKPHKMLDPESGPLIAVRLNILTRKTLGGLQTDLDSRVLDAAGQPVPGLYAVGEVAGFGGGGVHGYAALEGTFLGGCIFSGRSAGRAAAKAVA; from the coding sequence ATGGCTGACGACGCGGACGTGATCATTGTCGGCGCGGGGCTTGCCGGCCTCGTCGCCGCGGCCGAGCTTGCCGAGGCCGGCAAAACAACCGTCATCGTCGACCAGGAACCGGAGCAATCGCTGGGCGGCCAGGCCTTCTGGTCGTTCGGTGGACTTTTCCTGGTCGATTCGCCCGAGCAGCGACGCATGCGCATCCGAGATTCGCACGACCTTGCGCTCGAGGACTGGATGGGCACCGCAGCCTTCGACCGTCCGGAAGATTTTTGGCCGCGCAAATGGGCGGAAGCCTATGTCGGCTTCGCCGCCGGCGAGAAACGCTCCTGGCTGATCGAGAGGGGCTTGAAATTCTTCCCCGTGGTCGGCTGGGCCGAGCGCGGCGGCGGCAATGCCAGCGGCCACGGCAATTCGGTGCCGCGCTTCCACATCACCTGGGGCACCGGGCCCGGCATAATCGAACCCTTCGTCCTGCGCGTGCGCGAGGCGCAAAAGCGTGGACTCGTCCAATTCAAGTTTCGCCACCGGGTCAATGAGATCACGCGCACCGGCAAGACGGTGACCGGCGTGCGCGGCGACGTGCTGGAGGCAAGCAGCGTCGAGCGCGGCCACAAGAGCTCGCGCGATGTCGTGGGCGATTTCGAGTTCCACGCGCAAGCGGTGATCGTCGCTTCAGGCGGCATCGGCGGCAATCATGAGCTGGTGCGCAAGAACTGGCCGCAGCGTCTGGGCGCGCCGCCAAAGCGGATGATCACCGGCGTACCCGACCACGTCGACGGCCGCATGCTGGCAATCAGCGAAGCGGCCGGCGGGTCGATCATCAACCGCGACCGCATGTGGCACTATGTCGAGGGGATCAAGAACTGGGCGCCGATCTGGACCGAGCACGCGATCCGCATCCTGCCCGGCCCGTCGTCGCTCTGGCTCGATGCACGCGGAAAACGGCTGCCGGTGCCGCTCTATCCGGGCTTCGACACTCTAGCCACGCTCAGCCACATCATGAGCACCGGCTTCGATTATTCCTGGTTCATCCTGACCAAGAAGATCATCCAGAAGGAGTTCGCGCTGTCGGGCTCCGAGCAGAACCCGGACCTCACGGGAAAAAGCTGGCGGCAGGTGCTGGGTCGCGCGACATCGGGCATTCCCGGCCCGATGAAGGCCTTCATGGAAAAGGGCGAGGATTTCATCGTCGAGACGGACCTTTCGAACCTGGTCAAGCGCATGAACGCGCTGGCCGGCGAGCCGCTGCTGGAGGCCGCGCAGGTCGAGCGCGAGATCCGCGCCCGCGATATGCAGCTCGACAACCCGTTCTCCAAGGATGCGCAGATCACCGCGCTGCGCGGCGCCCGCGCCTATCTCGGCGACAGGCTGATCCGCACGGCGAAGCCGCACAAGATGCTCGATCCGGAAAGCGGCCCGCTGATTGCGGTCCGCCTCAACATCCTCACCCGCAAGACGCTGGGCGGCCTGCAGACCGACCTCGACAGCCGCGTGCTCGATGCCGCCGGACAGCCGGTGCCCGGGCTCTACGCGGTTGGCGAGGTCGCCGGCTTCGGCGGCGGCGGCGTGCACGGCTATGCGGCGCTCGAAGGCACCTTCCTCGGCGGCTGCATCTTTTCCGGCCGCAGCGCCGGACGGGCGGCGGCCAAGGCGGTCGCCTGA
- a CDS encoding cytochrome b, with amino-acid sequence MQSSITNTTTRYGWAMIILHWLIGAIFIGQFVLGFVMVRIESQRTSFELIQLHKSFGFLLLGLIILRIAWRLGNAAPALPVSVGTLERKAAPLAHFALYVFQIALPLSGWALVSVSTLEIPTMPFNQFVMPNLPLTESDAAESFWSAAHWYLAYAGIALVALHIAAALRHHFLLRDTVLRRIITPSSGGE; translated from the coding sequence ATGCAATCATCCATCACCAACACCACGACCCGTTATGGCTGGGCGATGATCATCCTCCACTGGCTGATCGGCGCGATCTTCATCGGCCAGTTCGTGCTCGGCTTCGTCATGGTGCGGATCGAAAGCCAACGGACGTCCTTCGAGCTGATCCAGTTGCACAAATCCTTCGGCTTCCTGCTGCTTGGGCTGATCATCCTGCGCATCGCCTGGCGGCTCGGCAACGCGGCGCCGGCCTTGCCGGTTTCGGTCGGAACACTAGAGCGCAAGGCGGCGCCGCTCGCTCATTTCGCGCTCTATGTCTTCCAGATCGCGCTGCCCCTTTCCGGCTGGGCGCTGGTTTCGGTCTCGACGCTGGAAATCCCGACCATGCCGTTCAACCAGTTCGTAATGCCCAACCTGCCGCTCACCGAATCCGACGCCGCCGAAAGCTTCTGGTCCGCCGCGCACTGGTATCTCGCCTATGCCGGCATCGCGCTGGTCGCGCTGCATATAGCGGCGGCGCTGCGCCACCATTTCCTGCTGCGCGATACTGTGCTGAGGCGCATAATCACGCCTTCGTCAGGCGGGGAATAG
- a CDS encoding RNA polymerase sigma factor — protein sequence MSTAKFDRAALEAMLVGLRPKLHRYAARMAGSTIEGEDIVQEAAVKALAAHDGGAAVERPEQWLFRIAHNAAQDHLRRRQRERSRVTEADMTGMEDLSASAEARLAAAASLRSFMRLTLAQRSAVILVDVLGLSLFETCEVTGATLAATKAALHRGRAELKALASAPDDMPVPRLDPEEERRLRRYIDLFNARDFDGVRALIAEDIQVDVVNRTRLRGKKEASTYFGNYDRVSDWALQLGFVDGQPAILIRNPQADNAVRGFVLLEWRGDEVVRIRDFRHAPYCVTEAGILFVSGERA from the coding sequence ATGAGCACAGCGAAATTCGACCGCGCGGCGCTTGAAGCCATGCTCGTCGGCCTGCGCCCGAAACTGCATCGCTACGCGGCCCGCATGGCCGGCTCGACGATCGAGGGCGAGGACATCGTCCAGGAGGCGGCGGTGAAGGCGCTTGCCGCGCACGACGGTGGCGCCGCGGTCGAGCGCCCCGAGCAGTGGCTGTTCCGCATCGCCCACAATGCGGCGCAGGATCATCTGCGCCGCCGCCAGCGGGAGCGCTCCCGCGTGACCGAGGCCGACATGACCGGAATGGAAGACCTCTCCGCCAGCGCGGAGGCGAGGCTTGCGGCGGCGGCGAGCCTGCGCAGCTTCATGCGGCTTACGCTGGCGCAGCGCAGCGCGGTGATCCTGGTCGATGTGCTCGGCCTCAGCCTCTTTGAAACCTGCGAGGTGACGGGCGCGACACTCGCCGCCACCAAGGCTGCGCTGCATCGCGGCCGGGCGGAGTTGAAGGCGCTGGCATCGGCGCCGGATGACATGCCGGTGCCCAGGCTCGATCCGGAAGAGGAGCGCCGGCTGCGCCGCTACATCGACCTGTTCAACGCGCGCGACTTCGATGGGGTCCGGGCGCTGATCGCCGAGGATATCCAGGTCGACGTCGTCAACCGCACCCGCTTGCGCGGCAAGAAGGAAGCTTCGACCTATTTCGGCAATTACGACCGCGTCAGCGACTGGGCGTTGCAGCTCGGCTTCGTCGATGGCCAGCCGGCGATCCTGATCCGCAATCCGCAGGCGGACAATGCGGTGCGCGGCTTCGTGCTTCTCGAATGGCGCGGCGACGAGGTCGTCCGCATCCGCGATTTCCGCCACGCGCCTTATTGTGTGACGGAGGCGGGTATCCTCTTCGTTTCCGGTGAGCGGGCATGA